The Candidatus Methylacidiphilales bacterium genome has a window encoding:
- the rpsO gene encoding 30S ribosomal protein S15: MQFSKESLVKEYSGNSKNTGLSEVQIAICSEHIKSLVSHFEKHPKDNHSKNGLFKLIQRRKKLLKYLKRADHVRFTSIVKKLQIRG; this comes from the coding sequence ATGCAATTTTCAAAGGAATCATTAGTAAAAGAATATTCTGGTAATTCTAAAAATACAGGTCTTTCTGAAGTGCAAATTGCAATTTGTAGTGAGCATATCAAAAGCCTAGTCTCTCATTTTGAAAAACACCCCAAAGACAACCATTCAAAAAATGGTCTTTTTAAATTAATTCAAAGAAGAAAGAAACTTTTAAAATATTTAAAACGCGCCGACCATGTACGTTTTACCAGTATTGTGAAAAAACTACAAATTCGTGGTTAA
- the pnp gene encoding polyribonucleotide nucleotidyltransferase, with protein MKKHSFSIQIGNRQAKIEIGEMARQATASALVNIDDTVVLATIVANHHVSSEQNFLPLSVHYQERAYAGGKIPGGYFRRESKPSEKEVLTSRLIDRPIRPLFPEGFYNEVQIICNVVSLNPEIDPDIVAMLASSVVCSISGLPISALLGAVRVGYIEGGFVVNPTRTELLKSKLDLVVAGTKDAILMVESQVKELSEKEMIEALLFAHSEINSFVRALESAISPVEIPLFSWNKSDEPQELCNAVESISMDKIVAAYALLDKQERQKKLAQLRLETVAAIQLQNFSFPVSNQQILTIISNLEYTYIRSKALTDKIRIDGRKLDEIRPISIRVGLLPRVHGSALFTRGETQALVATTLGTEHDAQSIDALEGQIKDRFLLHYNFPPFSTGEIGKMMGPGRREIGHGKLAKRALAAVMPDPDSCPYTVRVVSDILESNGSSSMATVCGATLSLLDAGVTITSPVAGIAMGLIKEGDSFAVLSDILGDEDHLGDMDFKVAGTEQGITALQMDIKINGITFEILSAALEQARKGRIHILNIMNSSISKPREDVSEYAPRFITIKINPDKIRDIIGKGGVTIRSITEETGVDINVEDNGTVHIASVDKIAGEEAKRRILAIASDLEVGKVYDGTVARIMEYGAFVSVVPGKDGLVHISQVSEERIENLNDVLKTGDKVKVKVLEIDKQGRVRLSMRDVTENP; from the coding sequence ATGAAAAAACATTCCTTTAGTATACAAATCGGTAATCGTCAAGCCAAAATTGAAATCGGTGAAATGGCTCGTCAAGCCACAGCTTCTGCGTTGGTAAATATTGATGATACCGTGGTTCTGGCAACAATAGTTGCTAACCATCATGTGTCATCTGAACAAAATTTTCTTCCTCTTTCAGTGCACTATCAAGAACGAGCCTATGCAGGTGGAAAAATACCTGGCGGTTATTTTAGAAGAGAGAGCAAGCCAAGTGAAAAAGAAGTTCTAACGAGCAGATTAATAGATCGACCAATTAGACCTCTTTTTCCTGAGGGATTTTATAATGAAGTTCAAATAATTTGCAATGTTGTTTCATTAAACCCTGAAATTGATCCTGATATTGTTGCGATGCTTGCTTCTTCAGTGGTTTGTTCTATATCAGGGTTGCCTATTTCTGCGCTACTCGGAGCAGTTAGAGTTGGCTATATTGAAGGTGGGTTTGTGGTGAATCCAACTCGTACTGAATTATTAAAATCAAAGCTTGATTTAGTTGTTGCAGGAACTAAAGACGCTATTTTGATGGTCGAATCACAAGTTAAAGAATTAAGTGAAAAGGAGATGATCGAAGCGTTACTTTTCGCCCATTCAGAAATTAACAGTTTTGTCAGGGCTTTAGAATCTGCAATTTCTCCAGTAGAAATACCCCTATTTTCTTGGAATAAGAGTGATGAGCCACAAGAACTCTGTAATGCTGTTGAATCAATCTCCATGGATAAAATCGTAGCTGCCTATGCATTGCTTGATAAACAGGAACGACAAAAAAAACTTGCACAATTACGCTTAGAGACTGTTGCCGCTATACAATTACAGAATTTTTCCTTTCCAGTGAGCAATCAACAAATATTGACAATAATTTCAAATTTAGAGTATACCTATATTAGATCAAAGGCGCTAACTGATAAAATTAGAATTGATGGTAGAAAGCTTGACGAGATAAGGCCTATTTCAATACGAGTAGGATTACTTCCTCGGGTTCATGGCTCAGCTCTTTTTACTAGAGGTGAAACCCAAGCCTTAGTTGCGACGACGCTTGGTACCGAACATGACGCACAGTCAATAGATGCGTTAGAGGGGCAAATAAAAGACAGATTTCTTTTGCATTACAATTTCCCTCCTTTTTCTACTGGTGAAATTGGAAAAATGATGGGTCCTGGAAGAAGAGAAATCGGCCATGGTAAATTAGCAAAGCGTGCCCTAGCTGCTGTTATGCCAGATCCTGATTCATGTCCTTATACAGTTCGCGTGGTGTCAGATATACTGGAATCAAATGGCTCCAGCTCAATGGCAACTGTATGTGGGGCTACACTATCACTATTAGATGCAGGGGTGACGATAACCAGTCCCGTTGCTGGGATTGCAATGGGTTTGATTAAAGAGGGTGATTCATTTGCAGTATTAAGTGATATTCTTGGTGATGAGGATCATTTAGGTGATATGGACTTTAAAGTTGCCGGAACAGAACAAGGAATTACCGCATTACAAATGGACATTAAGATAAATGGTATTACCTTTGAAATTTTATCGGCAGCACTAGAACAAGCAAGAAAAGGAAGAATTCACATTTTAAATATAATGAATTCTAGTATAAGTAAACCTAGAGAAGATGTTTCCGAATACGCCCCAAGATTCATAACGATAAAAATTAACCCTGATAAAATTAGAGACATTATTGGTAAAGGCGGAGTTACCATTAGAAGTATTACCGAGGAAACTGGAGTTGATATAAATGTCGAAGATAACGGTACAGTTCATATAGCTTCTGTTGATAAAATCGCAGGCGAGGAAGCGAAAAGAAGAATTTTAGCCATAGCCTCAGACCTCGAAGTTGGTAAAGTCTATGATGGGACAGTTGCAAGGATTATGGAATATGGCGCTTTTGTTTCTGTAGTGCCTGGAAAAGATGGTTTGGTTCATATCTCACAAGTTTCTGAAGAAAGAATTGAAAATTTGAATGATGTGTTAAAAACTGGTGATAAAGTCAAAGTTAAAGTTTTAGAAATTGATAAACAGGGTAGAGTGCGTTTATCAATGCGAGATGTTACAGAAAATCCTTAA
- a CDS encoding biopolymer transporter ExbD produces MKFTNKKPQTPRIDLTSLVDVVFMLLVFFVLTTTFEKQAGLSIQLPKAISSPLRSDLKKIYIQIDTKGKIYLDGRIVQPQATEALVKAMRQEMISDSGSYQIMIQADARAPHQSVVQTIAASNTLKVGAIGIVTIQP; encoded by the coding sequence ATGAAATTCACTAATAAAAAACCTCAGACACCTCGTATTGATCTAACATCACTTGTTGATGTGGTTTTTATGTTATTAGTTTTTTTTGTTCTCACGACTACTTTTGAGAAGCAGGCTGGCCTATCTATTCAGTTACCTAAAGCCATTTCTTCTCCACTGAGAAGTGATCTAAAAAAAATATATATTCAAATTGATACTAAAGGAAAAATTTATTTAGATGGCCGTATCGTACAACCACAAGCAACTGAGGCGCTGGTTAAAGCAATGCGCCAAGAAATGATAAGCGATTCTGGTAGCTATCAAATTATGATTCAAGCTGACGCCAGGGCCCCTCATCAGTCTGTAGTTCAAACTATCGCAGCATCCAATACTTTAAAAGTTGGCGCAATAGGAATTGTAACCATCCAACCTTAA
- a CDS encoding MotA/TolQ/ExbB proton channel family protein, which produces MLEIIQSGGWVMVPIVLCSVIASAIVIERFVFLRKNRIFPRSVIEKVWTWVEDNDITKDKIETLKNSSLLGKVLATGLEYRNQPRFVIQQRLEDVGRQVTSELEQFLYILEIIVSIAPFLGLLGTVIGMIEIFQTVTLSTSASSKELAGGIATALITTVGGLLVAIPALVFHKIFLNKISEIVLAMEREATRLLDVLS; this is translated from the coding sequence ATGCTTGAGATTATTCAATCTGGTGGTTGGGTTATGGTGCCCATTGTTCTTTGCTCTGTTATTGCAAGTGCAATAGTGATAGAGCGTTTTGTCTTTTTAAGAAAAAACCGGATATTCCCTCGGTCGGTTATCGAAAAAGTTTGGACATGGGTTGAGGACAATGACATTACTAAGGATAAAATTGAAACACTAAAAAACTCATCGCTTTTAGGAAAAGTACTGGCTACAGGATTAGAATATCGTAATCAGCCTCGTTTTGTTATCCAGCAACGACTTGAAGATGTTGGAAGACAGGTAACCTCAGAACTTGAACAGTTTTTATATATTCTTGAAATAATAGTCTCCATAGCGCCTTTCTTAGGGTTACTTGGCACCGTGATTGGAATGATTGAAATATTTCAAACTGTTACATTATCAACAAGTGCAAGTTCAAAGGAGCTTGCGGGGGGAATCGCAACAGCACTTATCACAACAGTAGGTGGTTTACTGGTGGCTATTCCTGCTCTCGTTTTTCACAAAATATTTCTAAATAAAATATCTGAAATAGTCTTAGCTATGGAACGAGAAGCAACTAGATTATTAGATGTGTTGAGTTGA
- the kdsB gene encoding 3-deoxy-manno-octulosonate cytidylyltransferase, with protein sequence MSFTIIIPARYSSTRLEKKLLLTVNGKTLLQYVYEQCQQTTANNIIIATDHEEIEQVVKSFGAVCVMTPSSLQSGTERVAFTCSLLELKDDEIVVNVQGDEPHLPSTVIELVAQNMIKKKQSIQVSSAAAPIFDHTKLNNPNVVKVITDVNNRAIYFSRHPIPYVRNTQCSIQYWQHLGIYCYQVSYLRKFLSYHPSYLEQAEMLEQLRSLWYRDFIEISFYHDELDGGIDTIEDFERFKYSKIKKQ encoded by the coding sequence ATGTCATTTACTATTATAATTCCAGCTCGGTATTCGTCTACGAGATTAGAAAAAAAACTTTTATTAACGGTTAATGGTAAAACATTATTACAGTATGTTTATGAACAGTGCCAACAAACTACTGCAAACAATATAATTATTGCCACTGATCATGAAGAAATTGAACAAGTCGTAAAATCTTTTGGAGCAGTATGTGTTATGACACCATCTTCTCTGCAAAGCGGCACAGAAAGAGTCGCCTTTACCTGTAGTTTATTGGAACTTAAAGATGATGAAATAGTAGTCAATGTTCAAGGTGACGAACCTCATTTACCAAGTACGGTTATTGAATTAGTAGCCCAAAATATGATTAAAAAAAAGCAGTCAATTCAAGTGAGTTCTGCTGCTGCACCAATTTTTGATCATACAAAATTAAATAACCCTAATGTAGTTAAAGTTATTACTGATGTTAATAATAGAGCAATTTATTTTAGCCGGCATCCTATACCCTATGTAAGAAATACACAATGCTCAATCCAATATTGGCAGCATCTCGGTATATATTGTTATCAGGTATCATACTTACGCAAATTCTTATCGTATCATCCATCCTATCTTGAACAAGCAGAAATGTTAGAACAATTGAGGTCGCTATGGTATAGAGATTTTATTGAAATATCTTTTTATCACGATGAGTTAGATGGTGGTATAGACACTATTGAAGATTTTGAAAGATTTAAATATAGTAAAATAAAAAAACAATAA
- a CDS encoding PD-(D/E)XK nuclease family protein: MSYKKINAPVQSHFIELVADEILKATSTVDTVVNFNSILILSEHGNLNHALAKEIHRKSAVKIINGYNPISLDTWISLQLSEIENIIPNHISKLLLANLLTNYKSVLANNDPLTVADSLLYFFNQITISNYSEHTLFQQFIDKEIANGSAQETKLIFILWDMWNIYLKANNIITLERALQSHKDHLINKFDNYKTIFIIGYPLLHAYHANLIEIVSKKSVITHFDIDWNNESNLNNYGWFTTCLDPSISLQKKIKLNEDTYSQATNHCYFNFFDEKETMIQSCINSIIELINNSDNPIAILCDDRKLFRRLRARLFESEITVIDPSGWPISTLPTGTLCHDTLVEMLMQHNPKESYSFSNLITKLITQLQLNISIIKDESINVLLINLLQLNPHLNQFQITGSIEQFTLWIHSILEQTLYKFASTRYVNVLASKYSSIAYLENHHILLLGIRNIYSPKISFTNIFLNEATRNQLHIATDAILYNQQINYLKRILSVSQTVNFYNVQQGENDEHALFDQGRILLDCLDKNNINNFIRDGNQINSIQTNNTKQIALPAHAPLPNILTVSDLTMLLTCSAQFYFNKTLDCERVIDTEEVQNKITFGLSFHDALRIFHQTRDLVSILHTVHTQNDRRNYIFKLLLKSWRCSNNNLQSTYSNYLWKEFAANYACEISELGDQLQSISSEQTISLRFGNITIKGVIDVLFTLKDNCLWLGEFKSGITPSEHELLHLKKPQLLIYGYLLEQKPSKYVMFGINKTLSIDAVKTVDSMKELHSNLTAVRENTAYRVVRVSNQKICNNCSVRTTCKPTI; the protein is encoded by the coding sequence TTGAGTTATAAAAAAATTAATGCGCCAGTTCAATCGCATTTCATTGAATTAGTTGCTGATGAAATTTTAAAAGCAACATCCACTGTTGATACTGTAGTAAATTTTAACTCGATATTAATACTAAGTGAACATGGTAATTTAAATCATGCGTTAGCAAAGGAAATACATAGAAAAAGCGCAGTTAAAATAATCAATGGCTATAATCCAATCAGCCTAGATACTTGGATAAGCCTACAACTTTCAGAAATAGAAAATATAATACCTAATCATATTTCAAAACTATTACTCGCAAATTTATTAACTAATTATAAATCAGTATTAGCTAACAACGATCCATTAACTGTTGCTGATTCGTTGCTATATTTTTTTAACCAGATAACAATATCAAATTATTCAGAACATACATTATTTCAACAATTCATAGATAAAGAAATAGCAAATGGTAGCGCACAAGAAACTAAATTAATATTTATACTTTGGGATATGTGGAATATATATCTAAAAGCTAATAATATAATCACTCTTGAACGCGCACTTCAGTCACATAAAGACCACCTCATTAATAAATTTGATAATTATAAAACGATTTTTATTATTGGATATCCATTATTACACGCATATCATGCAAATTTAATCGAGATAGTAAGCAAGAAATCGGTAATAACTCATTTTGATATTGACTGGAATAATGAATCTAACTTGAATAATTATGGGTGGTTTACAACATGCCTAGACCCTTCTATTTCACTACAAAAGAAAATTAAACTTAATGAAGATACCTATTCACAAGCAACAAACCATTGCTACTTTAATTTTTTTGATGAGAAAGAAACTATGATCCAAAGTTGTATTAATTCAATTATTGAATTAATAAATAACTCAGATAATCCGATTGCTATTTTGTGTGATGACAGAAAGTTATTTAGAAGATTGAGAGCGCGATTATTTGAAAGCGAAATCACAGTTATTGATCCATCGGGTTGGCCTATTTCTACTCTACCAACTGGTACTTTGTGTCATGACACCCTAGTGGAGATGCTTATGCAACATAATCCAAAAGAGAGCTACTCGTTCTCTAATTTAATTACTAAACTAATTACGCAGTTGCAACTAAACATTAGTATAATCAAAGATGAGTCAATAAATGTACTATTAATAAATTTATTACAATTAAATCCACATCTCAATCAATTTCAAATTACTGGTTCAATAGAACAATTTACACTCTGGATCCATTCGATACTTGAGCAGACGTTATATAAATTTGCAAGCACAAGATATGTGAATGTGTTAGCGTCAAAATACAGTTCAATTGCCTATCTAGAGAACCATCATATTCTTTTACTTGGTATTCGCAACATCTATAGTCCAAAAATATCATTTACTAATATTTTTCTTAATGAAGCAACACGTAATCAATTGCATATTGCTACTGATGCAATTTTATATAATCAACAAATTAATTACTTGAAGAGAATTTTATCTGTGTCTCAAACAGTTAATTTTTATAATGTGCAACAAGGCGAAAACGATGAGCATGCGCTATTTGATCAGGGTCGTATTTTACTAGATTGTTTAGATAAAAATAATATTAATAATTTCATACGAGACGGTAATCAAATAAACAGTATCCAAACTAATAATACAAAACAAATTGCTCTCCCTGCCCACGCTCCTTTACCAAACATATTAACAGTAAGCGATTTAACCATGTTATTAACTTGCAGTGCGCAGTTTTATTTTAATAAAACCTTAGATTGTGAAAGAGTTATAGACACCGAAGAAGTTCAGAATAAAATCACTTTTGGTTTATCATTTCATGATGCGTTACGAATATTTCATCAAACGAGAGACTTGGTGTCAATACTGCATACTGTTCACACACAAAACGATCGAAGAAATTACATATTTAAACTATTGCTAAAATCTTGGCGCTGCTCTAACAATAATTTGCAATCAACATATAGCAATTATCTTTGGAAAGAATTTGCAGCAAACTACGCTTGTGAAATCTCTGAATTAGGAGACCAGCTACAATCAATTTCAAGTGAGCAAACAATAAGCCTTAGATTTGGAAATATCACTATTAAAGGGGTTATTGATGTTTTATTTACATTGAAGGACAATTGTTTATGGCTAGGAGAATTTAAAAGTGGAATAACTCCAAGCGAGCATGAATTGCTGCATTTAAAAAAACCACAGCTACTTATTTATGGCTACTTACTTGAACAGAAGCCAAGTAAGTATGTGATGTTTGGGATAAACAAAACACTTTCAATAGACGCTGTTAAAACTGTCGATTCAATGAAGGAATTACACAGCAATTTGACTGCTGTAAGAGAAAATACGGCTTATAGAGTAGTTCGTGTCTCAAACCAAAAAATTTGCAATAATTGTTCTGTGCGAACTACTTGTAAACCAACTATTTAA
- the lpxK gene encoding tetraacyldisaccharide 4'-kinase codes for MRESFIWSKPSLFHFLLLPVACIYYFIVSLRQLLYSKKILPTYIPEIPVITIGNITLGGNGKTPLVRLIALHLIQQGYRPAIILRGYPHSPSNPILVTNSSDHNLVSDEAFMLYLTCNIPVVVCKNRVKSIELLLRLNNCNCIISDDGFQYLKLQSTVSIVTIDCSNLNNFYVLPSGPFRERISRLGKADQVVVHADSKAEVPNYLFPYMNKIALSDSRIISFYETQSKIEIPVADWKLPVRVLVAIAKPFRFIEALNNSSIIVQECFMYKDHESFDISKHFPSKLATVISEKDYYRFDPATFPSNVWVARLHYNVEGKLLTFITNKLRKI; via the coding sequence ATGCGTGAAAGTTTTATTTGGAGTAAACCTTCACTTTTTCATTTTTTGCTACTTCCAGTAGCTTGCATCTATTATTTTATTGTTAGTCTTCGTCAATTACTTTACTCAAAAAAAATACTACCTACCTATATTCCTGAAATTCCCGTAATTACCATTGGTAATATTACATTGGGCGGTAATGGCAAAACACCACTAGTTCGATTGATTGCCTTGCATTTAATTCAACAAGGCTACAGGCCGGCAATTATTCTTAGAGGATACCCTCATTCACCTTCTAATCCTATTCTAGTAACAAATTCGAGTGACCATAATTTGGTTTCCGATGAGGCATTTATGCTTTACTTAACCTGTAACATTCCAGTTGTGGTTTGTAAAAATAGAGTTAAATCAATAGAGTTATTGTTAAGATTGAATAATTGTAATTGTATTATCAGCGATGATGGGTTTCAATATTTAAAACTCCAAAGTACCGTTTCTATAGTCACTATAGATTGCTCAAATCTTAATAATTTTTACGTATTACCCTCAGGTCCGTTTAGAGAGAGAATTTCACGATTAGGTAAAGCGGATCAGGTGGTGGTTCATGCTGACAGTAAAGCCGAAGTCCCTAACTATTTATTTCCATATATGAATAAAATAGCCTTATCTGATTCGAGAATTATTTCTTTTTATGAGACTCAATCAAAAATTGAAATACCTGTAGCTGATTGGAAACTTCCTGTTCGTGTATTGGTTGCTATTGCAAAACCTTTTCGGTTTATTGAAGCGCTGAATAACTCCTCAATAATTGTCCAGGAATGCTTTATGTATAAGGACCATGAATCTTTTGATATTAGCAAACATTTCCCGTCTAAACTAGCGACAGTTATTTCTGAAAAGGATTATTATAGATTTGATCCAGCTACATTCCCTAGTAATGTATGGGTAGCTCGTTTACACTATAATGTTGAAGGCAAACTTCTAACATTTATTACAAATAAGTTGCGTAAAATATAA
- a CDS encoding malate dehydrogenase, which translates to MKKPIKIVVTGAAGNIAYALVFRIASGELFGKKQLVQLSLLEVPQVVDKVKGLVMELEDCAFPTLQGVTVSDNPEIAFADAEIVFLVGAKPRGPGMERNDLLIENSNIFKVQGKALSSVAKKNVKILVVGNPANTNTLIAMANAPKLKHDNFSSMMRLDQNRAYASIAQKIGCRATDLKQVVVWGNHSATQFPDTTYGLYKTKKLKTILDSSWVKNTFIPEIQQRGAAIIKARGASSAASAASAAIDHMKSWVFGDSQWVSMGVLSNGNAYRVANDIYFSFPIKINKGKVKIIKNLSIDDFQAERIKATEKELLEERDIVKNLIP; encoded by the coding sequence ATGAAAAAACCAATTAAAATAGTAGTCACCGGCGCTGCCGGAAATATTGCATACGCGCTGGTTTTTAGAATTGCAAGTGGTGAATTATTTGGAAAAAAACAACTTGTACAACTCAGCTTACTGGAAGTGCCTCAAGTTGTGGATAAAGTTAAAGGTCTTGTTATGGAGTTGGAGGATTGTGCTTTCCCAACTTTGCAAGGTGTTACTGTTTCAGATAATCCTGAAATTGCCTTTGCCGATGCGGAAATAGTGTTTTTAGTTGGAGCCAAACCTCGAGGTCCTGGGATGGAGAGAAATGATTTACTGATTGAAAATTCTAATATATTTAAAGTTCAGGGCAAGGCCTTGAGTTCGGTTGCTAAAAAAAATGTAAAAATACTAGTGGTTGGAAATCCCGCAAACACCAACACCTTAATTGCTATGGCAAATGCTCCAAAATTAAAGCATGATAATTTTTCTTCAATGATGCGCTTGGATCAAAATAGAGCCTATGCCAGCATTGCCCAAAAAATAGGATGTAGAGCAACTGATTTAAAGCAAGTAGTAGTTTGGGGTAATCACTCAGCCACTCAATTTCCTGACACTACATATGGCCTTTATAAAACAAAAAAATTAAAAACAATCTTAGATAGCTCTTGGGTCAAAAATACATTTATTCCTGAAATTCAACAACGAGGCGCAGCTATTATTAAAGCAAGAGGGGCGTCAAGCGCGGCTTCAGCGGCCAGTGCTGCTATTGATCACATGAAAAGTTGGGTGTTTGGTGATTCACAATGGGTGAGTATGGGAGTGTTAAGTAATGGTAACGCTTACAGAGTTGCAAATGATATTTATTTTTCATTTCCAATTAAAATAAATAAAGGAAAAGTTAAAATTATTAAAAATCTCTCCATTGATGATTTCCAAGCAGAGCGTATAAAAGCAACTGAGAAAGAGTTGCTTGAAGAGCGAGATATTGTTAAGAATCTAATTCCTTAA
- a CDS encoding ABC transporter transmembrane domain-containing protein → MDNKATPDLTNKEVLLKLFSYTREHRLKYIIAIISLILVAITNAGFAKMMEDVITTIELKSKSNFLAPLILLFFFVGRTVSMILSTYHLTWIGQKIVSNIRVDLFNYLMTMPSKNYDSYRQSEIISMVITRTNSMSQAASQSVVIVFQDFFTILGLIGVMLYQSLLLSLSIVIAVPFMILLFVSSRKLFKENTLKIQKIDSLVVSKLIETVKGYRSIRIYNAQNYESSKFSKLCIAMFKNGAKAILLKSVLSPVMQFTVMVVFIGIVYLSTVDYFSEKITSAAFVSFLFALFMTLVPLKRLSDFSSTYYTILEEGRLIFTFMQGQHEIDTGTKTLNSIQGKIEFKQVCFSYHNSVPILNSVSFKVEPNTIVALVGRSGSGKTTTMNLIPRFYELQTGEILIDDTPIQSFTLSSLRKHISYVGQDIVLNDSTIIENVSYGELSNYSNDMVIEACRKACAHSFIMNLPDGYDSVIGENGQFLSGGQKQRLSIARAFLKKSKIILMDEPTSALDNESDREIREALQSLKMQSSIIVIAHRLSTTKLADQIVVMDQGTIVEVGTHEDLLANGSLYHHLCMTAIK, encoded by the coding sequence ATGGACAACAAAGCAACACCTGATTTAACTAATAAAGAAGTGCTTTTGAAATTATTTTCTTACACGCGAGAGCATCGCTTGAAATATATTATTGCGATTATTTCACTAATTCTTGTGGCAATCACCAATGCAGGATTTGCAAAAATGATGGAGGATGTCATTACTACTATTGAACTTAAATCGAAATCAAATTTTTTAGCACCATTAATCTTGCTCTTTTTTTTTGTTGGAAGGACTGTGTCAATGATTCTTTCAACCTATCACCTGACATGGATCGGTCAAAAAATTGTCTCGAATATAAGAGTAGATTTGTTTAATTATTTGATGACAATGCCTTCAAAAAATTATGATTCTTATAGGCAATCTGAAATTATTTCAATGGTAATAACAAGAACTAATTCTATGTCACAGGCAGCCTCTCAGTCAGTGGTGATAGTATTCCAAGATTTTTTTACTATCCTAGGGTTAATTGGGGTTATGCTATATCAAAGTTTACTTTTAAGTTTATCCATAGTAATTGCTGTTCCTTTTATGATCTTACTATTTGTCTCTTCAAGAAAACTTTTCAAAGAAAACACTCTCAAAATTCAGAAAATAGATTCATTAGTTGTTTCTAAATTGATTGAGACTGTTAAAGGATATCGCTCAATTAGAATTTATAATGCTCAAAATTATGAAAGTAGTAAATTTTCAAAATTATGTATTGCTATGTTTAAAAATGGTGCAAAAGCAATCTTGTTAAAATCAGTGCTTTCACCTGTTATGCAATTTACTGTAATGGTGGTATTTATTGGAATTGTTTATCTTTCGACCGTTGATTATTTTAGTGAGAAAATTACTAGTGCGGCTTTCGTTTCATTTTTATTTGCACTTTTTATGACATTAGTACCTTTGAAACGGCTGTCTGATTTCAGCTCAACATACTATACTATTTTAGAAGAAGGTAGATTAATTTTTACTTTTATGCAGGGCCAACATGAAATAGACACAGGTACAAAAACACTTAATTCAATACAAGGCAAAATTGAGTTTAAACAGGTTTGTTTTTCATACCATAATTCTGTTCCGATTTTAAACTCAGTTTCGTTTAAAGTTGAACCAAATACTATCGTGGCACTGGTTGGGAGATCGGGGAGTGGAAAAACAACTACTATGAATTTGATTCCTAGATTTTATGAATTACAAACCGGTGAGATTTTAATTGATGATACTCCTATTCAATCTTTCACCCTATCAAGTTTAAGAAAACACATATCTTATGTTGGGCAAGATATTGTTTTAAATGACTCTACTATTATAGAAAATGTTTCATACGGAGAGTTAAGTAACTACAGTAATGATATGGTCATAGAAGCTTGTAGAAAAGCTTGCGCTCATTCTTTCATTATGAATCTTCCAGATGGGTATGATTCAGTAATCGGAGAAAATGGCCAATTTTTATCAGGAGGACAAAAGCAAAGACTGTCTATCGCAAGGGCATTTTTGAAAAAGTCAAAAATTATTTTAATGGATGAGCCAACTTCTGCTTTAGATAATGAGTCGGATAGAGAAATTAGAGAAGCGTTACAATCATTAAAAATGCAAAGTTCAATTATAGTTATCGCCCATCGATTGTCAACAACTAAATTGGCAGACCAGATTGTGGTAATGGATCAAGGCACTATTGTAGAAGTAGGTACTCATGAAGACCTTCTTGCCAATGGTTCTCTCTACCATCATTTGTGTATGACTGCGATAAAATAA